In one window of Desulfonatronum thioautotrophicum DNA:
- a CDS encoding pentapeptide repeat-containing protein, translated as MTFSDLVVQARETGRLADVDLTGFNLAESDLMGLVLENVILDGSNFSGARLSECRFVRCSLRGAVFTGADLSEAVFAECTLTDADLGQSMTTLALFHDSDLNRVRFQDADLSRTEIAQCSLEGTDFSESNLSRILLPAADLTRAVFRNTNLERAFLRQAKLTGQRLTGCCLILAMFDQAELRGIDISGLDISRASFAQADLTEAVCLEVRGQYAQFPEARADAARFTRAFLEGAVFSQSTLRRTDFQAANLQGALLADCDCIGGDFSRADLRYADLSRSVLSGSRFLEARLYMANLHRVDVAQVSQGGGDVSRVRTTDKDLADAELWVANK; from the coding sequence GTGACGTTTTCTGACCTTGTTGTTCAGGCCCGAGAAACCGGAAGGCTGGCGGATGTGGACCTGACCGGCTTCAACCTGGCGGAAAGCGACCTGATGGGGCTGGTTCTGGAAAATGTGATCCTGGACGGAAGCAATTTTTCCGGGGCGCGACTTTCCGAGTGCCGGTTCGTGAGGTGTTCCCTGCGGGGGGCCGTGTTCACCGGTGCGGATCTCAGCGAGGCCGTGTTCGCCGAGTGCACGTTAACCGATGCGGATTTAGGCCAATCCATGACCACGTTGGCCCTGTTTCATGACAGTGATTTGAATCGGGTTCGATTTCAAGACGCCGATTTGAGCCGGACGGAGATCGCTCAGTGTTCCCTGGAAGGAACCGATTTCAGCGAGTCGAATCTGTCCCGGATTTTGCTGCCTGCCGCGGATTTGACCAGGGCAGTGTTCAGGAATACGAATTTGGAAAGAGCGTTTTTGCGGCAGGCCAAATTGACAGGACAGCGTCTCACTGGCTGCTGTTTGATCCTGGCCATGTTCGATCAGGCTGAGCTGCGCGGGATAGACATTTCCGGGCTGGATATTTCCCGGGCCAGTTTCGCCCAGGCTGATTTAACCGAGGCGGTCTGCCTCGAGGTCCGCGGGCAGTATGCCCAGTTTCCCGAGGCTCGAGCCGATGCGGCACGGTTCACCAGGGCCTTTTTGGAAGGGGCTGTGTTTTCCCAAAGTACATTGCGACGGACTGACTTTCAGGCCGCCAATCTCCAGGGTGCCTTGTTGGCCGACTGTGACTGTATCGGGGGCGACTTTTCGCGGGCTGATCTTCGCTACGCCGACCTTTCGCGGTCAGTTCTTTCAGGAAGTCGCTTTCTGGAGGCACGTTTGTACATGGCCAACCTGCACCGGGTTGACGTGGCTCAGGTCTCTCAGGGAGGGGGGGATGTCTCCCGAGTCCGGACCACGGATAAGGACTTGGCTGATGCGGAATTGTGGGTGGCAAACAAGTGA
- a CDS encoding DUF3540 domain-containing protein: MNATRTNGAQRAVIAFPLPGPAHCADSIPNPEQGRIVHGRVVSGERGRFIIRLESGRVLESGVATGCLVAPGLGDMVLVYDGPGKVVYILSVLESGREEIRLETKENLVVRAPKVRFEGGESLKVSAPEVTINGGSGRLDFLRLGVLAASLEARIGRFGSIVDAVRVTARSMVQTLGHCLRRVEGVETNHAGHLRIQVEKSCKLKAGSADLRAKGTMAVDGKRVNIG; the protein is encoded by the coding sequence ATGAACGCAACCAGGACGAACGGCGCACAACGTGCGGTTATTGCGTTTCCTCTCCCCGGACCGGCCCACTGCGCCGACAGCATACCGAACCCGGAACAGGGACGGATCGTTCATGGCCGCGTTGTGAGCGGTGAACGCGGGCGCTTTATCATCCGCCTGGAGAGCGGCCGGGTGCTGGAATCCGGTGTGGCGACAGGGTGCCTGGTTGCTCCGGGTTTGGGGGATATGGTGCTGGTTTACGATGGACCGGGGAAGGTCGTCTACATACTCAGCGTGTTGGAATCCGGGCGCGAGGAAATCAGGCTTGAAACCAAGGAGAATCTGGTTGTCCGCGCTCCGAAGGTCCGGTTTGAAGGCGGAGAGTCGCTGAAGGTTTCGGCTCCGGAAGTAACGATCAACGGCGGCAGCGGGCGTTTGGATTTTTTGCGTCTGGGCGTGCTGGCGGCCAGCCTGGAAGCCCGCATCGGCCGATTTGGTTCAATCGTGGACGCAGTCCGAGTAACGGCCCGTTCCATGGTGCAGACCCTGGGACATTGCCTGCGCCGCGTGGAAGGCGTGGAAACCAATCATGCCGGACATCTGCGTATTCAGGTTGAAAAGTCCTGCAAGCTCAAGGCTGGTTCGGCGGACCTGCGGGCCAAAGGGACCATGGCCGTGGACGGAAAGCGGGTCAATATCGGTTGA
- a CDS encoding DUF4150 domain-containing protein, with translation MHACCKLGGMTSAFPDVCNVPTPAGNVPTPFPNLGQMSMALPGATNVLIAGTPAVTKRCMIPMTSGDEPGVAMGVSSGTIKGPVKFLMGSMKVRIEGSQAQRMGDPTTQNKDNAMVGAVIAPPSQVKVMILS, from the coding sequence ATGCATGCATGCTGCAAACTTGGCGGAATGACGTCCGCGTTTCCAGACGTCTGCAATGTTCCCACGCCGGCCGGCAACGTTCCCACGCCGTTTCCCAATCTCGGCCAAATGTCCATGGCGCTGCCCGGAGCAACCAATGTGCTGATCGCCGGGACTCCGGCGGTAACCAAGCGATGCATGATCCCCATGACCAGCGGCGACGAACCTGGAGTGGCCATGGGGGTCAGTTCCGGCACTATCAAGGGGCCGGTGAAGTTCCTCATGGGCAGCATGAAGGTGCGCATTGAGGGGAGTCAGGCCCAGAGAATGGGCGATCCCACCACGCAGAACAAGGACAACGCCATGGTCGGGGCCGTCATCGCTCCACCCAGCCAGGTCAAGGTGATGATCCTGTCCTGA
- a CDS encoding type VI secretion system Vgr family protein: MPTLNENAFTFVSQTLPAETFTVVTFSGEEGLSTLYSFDILLVSEREDVDITAVLQNPATLTIKGRFSGGEDLPYHGILCSFEQMHQAGNYFFYRAVLRPKAWWLTLTHHNQIFLNKKLHEYLAEVLEDGGLLHGLDFEFHLQEKEAAREYVCQYDESHFAFVSRWMEWDGIYFWFAQEEEGEKLIASDTLIAHAPLSGHETMTYSPPSGLDAGEADHVVKRFTLKQSPLPKNVLLKDYDYLKPSLALDGKASVQDGGRGEIYLYGENFRDKSEGDHLAKIRAEEYRCREKVFHGLSSIPALRPGYVFQMQRHFRDEFNQQYLTTSVRHEGSQERYLLSGLGIRDLENIDGLFYRNTFTCIPASTQFRPARITPKPRLAGTLSAKVDAAGSGKYAELDKHGRYKVILPFDLSGRKEGKASAYLRMMQPYAGEGMGFHAPLHKGTEVLLSFIEADPDRPVIAGAVPNPETPSPVTDANQTQVRLLSGGGNVMHMEDEEGKQRVLMHTPSANTFIRIGAPNDPDTGAHDEANEDSEKIEKLEKEIEDMKKEGEAGKPWGVAISTNKWFKVEAEISNQVILGNDFKFIGGGEEKIVAGVSADAHLISKFGFAAAVHGELAPHKINVHLNKDKLAAEVKELEGQVEVLRGSYTKLEGQVTDVAGDVTNVFGEHRKLAGQTSQLAGESAKLAGQVNRLAGEAMDLAGQQSRLAGTVQELAGEVTNLGGEKTELMGVRSYIIGSSTRLVAKKSTVAGQSDTIAAEMNNIAGLINNL; encoded by the coding sequence ATGCCGACCCTGAACGAAAATGCCTTCACGTTTGTCAGTCAGACCCTGCCCGCGGAGACGTTCACCGTGGTTACGTTTTCCGGTGAGGAGGGCCTTTCAACTTTGTATTCTTTTGATATCCTGCTGGTCTCGGAACGAGAGGACGTGGACATAACCGCGGTTCTCCAGAATCCGGCCACATTGACCATCAAGGGGCGGTTTTCCGGAGGCGAGGATCTGCCGTATCACGGCATTCTCTGCTCTTTCGAGCAGATGCATCAGGCTGGAAACTATTTCTTTTACCGGGCCGTGTTGCGTCCCAAGGCCTGGTGGCTGACCCTGACGCATCACAACCAGATTTTTCTGAACAAGAAGTTGCATGAATATTTGGCTGAAGTGCTGGAGGACGGCGGACTGCTCCATGGACTGGATTTCGAGTTTCATCTTCAGGAGAAAGAAGCCGCAAGGGAGTATGTATGTCAGTACGATGAGTCCCATTTCGCTTTTGTTTCGCGGTGGATGGAGTGGGACGGTATCTATTTCTGGTTTGCCCAGGAGGAGGAGGGTGAAAAACTGATCGCCTCGGACACCTTGATCGCCCATGCTCCACTTTCCGGCCATGAAACCATGACGTATTCCCCGCCTTCCGGACTGGACGCCGGGGAAGCGGATCACGTGGTCAAGCGCTTCACACTCAAGCAGAGCCCTCTGCCCAAGAATGTTCTACTCAAGGATTACGACTACCTGAAACCCAGCCTGGCCCTGGATGGCAAGGCCTCTGTTCAGGACGGCGGGCGTGGTGAGATCTATCTTTACGGGGAAAACTTTCGGGACAAGAGCGAAGGTGACCACTTGGCCAAAATCCGAGCCGAGGAGTATCGTTGCCGGGAGAAGGTTTTTCATGGTCTGTCCTCCATCCCGGCTCTGCGTCCGGGATATGTCTTTCAGATGCAGCGCCATTTCCGGGATGAGTTCAATCAGCAGTACCTGACCACCTCGGTGCGTCATGAAGGCAGTCAGGAGCGCTATCTGCTCAGCGGGCTGGGCATCCGGGATCTGGAGAACATCGATGGGCTGTTTTACCGCAATACCTTCACGTGCATTCCCGCCTCCACCCAGTTCCGCCCGGCGCGAATCACGCCCAAGCCACGCCTGGCCGGAACCCTGTCCGCCAAGGTCGATGCGGCGGGCAGCGGCAAATACGCGGAACTGGACAAGCACGGACGATACAAGGTGATCCTGCCCTTTGACCTGTCCGGACGCAAGGAAGGCAAGGCCTCTGCCTACCTGCGGATGATGCAGCCCTACGCCGGGGAAGGCATGGGCTTCCACGCTCCGCTGCACAAGGGCACCGAGGTTCTGCTGTCCTTCATCGAGGCTGATCCGGACCGCCCCGTGATCGCCGGAGCCGTGCCCAACCCCGAAACCCCCAGCCCGGTCACGGACGCCAACCAGACCCAGGTCCGCCTGCTCTCCGGCGGCGGCAACGTGATGCACATGGAGGACGAGGAGGGCAAGCAGCGGGTGTTGATGCACACCCCTTCCGCCAACACCTTCATCCGCATCGGCGCGCCCAACGATCCGGATACAGGGGCTCATGACGAGGCTAATGAGGACAGCGAGAAAATTGAAAAGCTGGAAAAAGAAATCGAGGATATGAAAAAGGAAGGTGAAGCGGGCAAACCATGGGGAGTGGCCATCAGCACGAACAAATGGTTCAAAGTGGAGGCCGAGATCTCCAACCAGGTCATCCTCGGCAACGACTTCAAATTTATCGGAGGAGGGGAAGAAAAGATTGTGGCCGGCGTCAGCGCGGATGCCCACCTGATTTCGAAGTTTGGTTTCGCGGCAGCAGTGCATGGAGAGTTGGCCCCGCACAAAATCAATGTTCATCTGAACAAAGATAAACTTGCCGCGGAAGTGAAAGAACTTGAAGGACAGGTAGAGGTCTTGCGCGGCAGCTACACCAAACTGGAGGGCCAAGTGACTGACGTAGCCGGGGACGTGACCAATGTTTTTGGGGAACATCGCAAGCTGGCGGGGCAGACCTCTCAGCTGGCCGGCGAATCCGCGAAACTGGCCGGACAGGTCAACAGGTTGGCTGGAGAGGCAATGGACTTGGCCGGTCAGCAATCTCGTCTTGCCGGCACGGTACAGGAACTGGCAGGAGAAGTGACCAATCTCGGCGGAGAAAAGACTGAACTGATGGGTGTTCGATCGTATATTATCGGAAGTTCCACCCGGCTGGTAGCCAAGAAGTCTACAGTAGCCGGGCAAAGCGATACCATTGCCGCGGAAATGAACAACATCGCCGGTCTGATCAACAACCTCTAG
- a CDS encoding DUF2169 domain-containing protein codes for MKIFKDKTVSPLFRPIGIRGETWLCVAGLVFFDLLDPDALDTEQNMWAALPGQLGQPMIIDQAVPKPRGEVLVSGACFQPGGAARAAHKAGFRVGGVRKEVAVFGERFWSHGGITDPKPFVSLPLSWEYAFGGDGFERNPAGRGAAEVVGPDGLARRPLPNIEHPARLVGATTDRPEPACFGPLDQTWPQRKAKAGTYDDAWLKSRWPWFPDDMNYEYFNQAQEDQFLAEGFFQGGEQVDITGMHPEHQIIATRLPRLRLRTFVTLDTTWKAHQWPPGPLPSEPLRDTDEFREISTHLDTVWLFPSLLRGLLIFRGMTRIRDENLGDATRLFLVQEDQGGAPRSIEHYRDELGRRLHRGADIDMAPFEQAKEKLTPLLRRLGSIPKEIDDARQKALGNRPSMPLPSTAHFADLSAKLLADGHATLNGLEATARKLQARFGHATEVDLTVFDRFRAKLGAMDEKVKASLSKADQTRAKLEEVQKDAVSQLQANMPKQFDSDKLTEAAQALSDPLKPKSQGPWHDAGFPLLVEARRSVDLDDPARTVLKGLGFESRTWKRHWFGTARDQAAFHPQDWGVDQEASLSLPPGVWLPRFDGKKLISLHVRPFDPDGVLPENPDQDVVVPGSDPEPLFLPAATLIDLPGLPAAPSAPVVVAPDPFAAIFLEQEIGDCCSILALSSPDETPGPQSAEALHNAETVLVVLPETTHPDAGLITAWKAVLPMMIPAVLPKGSTVFEAHRRKQDVRGFLLGLLPPALAAAHRREIVLPEPGKPPVGSPLQGSLAMPDLKAIIPGVILEVRQAMEARMQPIKAEMEARQTEMMQQTKDMLRRAGQDPSVVDKAMSAKPGGSFQESGEQFASALKGQKESLRQAGQLTPERAAHFDKAIADITSRTKEADAKFAAAKQELAAKQQELEQGLAKLKAMEPPEEAKAKLAAHGLDPDTIRPLTREEVIDRHARGESLSGAILSGVDLSNLDLTGADLTKTQLTKTNFTKTILDKAVLAQCMAGETDFSGASLRGADLSRAVLRKASFAEADLRGARIQQAVFREADLSKANLTGMDAEMAVIEKTRLTDARLDEANLRMCILADTDLTGASLRKISATRCLINRCVLDRTAFHGATLNRTMFQACRGEKVVFAGANLDHLRTAKETDLSGADLTGATLRQASLRDTDFAGASFAGANLDEAIVENCRLTRAGLKGITARKVRFPRSNLEQADLRGANLMSGSLKRTRLVQADLTLANLFGVDFYKAVLGETRLDGALLKRSLLEKGREEFFS; via the coding sequence ATGAAAATCTTCAAGGACAAAACCGTCTCACCGCTTTTCCGGCCCATCGGCATTCGCGGTGAAACCTGGCTGTGTGTGGCCGGGCTGGTCTTTTTCGACCTGCTTGATCCGGACGCTCTGGACACGGAGCAGAATATGTGGGCCGCTCTGCCCGGTCAGTTGGGGCAGCCGATGATCATCGACCAGGCCGTGCCCAAGCCCCGGGGCGAGGTGCTGGTCTCCGGAGCCTGCTTCCAGCCCGGCGGGGCGGCCCGTGCGGCGCACAAGGCCGGGTTCCGCGTGGGCGGGGTGCGCAAGGAGGTGGCGGTTTTCGGCGAGCGTTTCTGGAGCCATGGCGGGATTACCGATCCCAAGCCCTTTGTCTCCCTGCCCCTGTCCTGGGAGTACGCCTTCGGCGGCGATGGGTTTGAGCGCAATCCCGCGGGCAGAGGGGCCGCGGAGGTCGTGGGCCCGGACGGCCTGGCCCGGCGGCCGTTGCCGAACATCGAACACCCGGCCCGGCTGGTCGGCGCGACCACGGACCGGCCCGAACCGGCCTGCTTCGGCCCCCTGGATCAGACCTGGCCCCAGCGCAAGGCCAAGGCCGGAACCTATGACGATGCCTGGCTGAAGAGCCGCTGGCCCTGGTTCCCGGACGACATGAACTACGAGTACTTCAACCAGGCCCAGGAAGATCAGTTCCTGGCCGAGGGCTTTTTCCAGGGCGGGGAGCAGGTGGACATCACGGGGATGCATCCCGAGCACCAAATCATCGCCACCCGGTTGCCCCGATTGCGGTTGCGGACCTTCGTGACCCTGGACACCACCTGGAAGGCGCACCAGTGGCCGCCCGGCCCCCTGCCTTCGGAGCCGCTCCGGGATACGGACGAGTTCCGGGAAATCTCCACCCACCTGGACACGGTCTGGCTGTTTCCCTCCCTGCTGCGCGGCCTGCTCATCTTCCGGGGCATGACCCGGATCAGGGACGAAAACCTGGGAGACGCCACACGTTTGTTTTTAGTCCAGGAAGACCAGGGCGGTGCCCCCCGGAGCATCGAGCACTACCGGGACGAGTTGGGCCGTCGTCTGCATCGCGGCGCGGATATCGACATGGCCCCTTTTGAGCAGGCCAAGGAAAAGCTGACCCCCCTGTTGCGCCGTCTGGGCTCCATTCCCAAGGAGATCGACGACGCGCGGCAAAAGGCCTTGGGCAACCGTCCGTCCATGCCCCTGCCCTCCACGGCCCATTTTGCCGACCTCTCCGCGAAGCTGCTGGCCGACGGACATGCCACGCTCAACGGTCTGGAAGCCACGGCCCGCAAGCTGCAGGCCCGTTTCGGCCACGCCACGGAAGTGGACCTGACGGTTTTCGACCGCTTCCGGGCCAAGCTGGGCGCCATGGACGAGAAGGTCAAGGCGTCCCTGTCCAAGGCCGACCAGACCAGGGCAAAACTGGAAGAGGTCCAGAAAGACGCGGTATCCCAATTGCAAGCGAACATGCCGAAGCAATTCGACTCCGATAAACTCACCGAAGCCGCGCAGGCCTTGAGCGATCCCCTGAAGCCGAAATCACAGGGCCCGTGGCATGACGCCGGTTTTCCACTCCTGGTGGAGGCTCGTCGGAGTGTGGACCTGGACGACCCGGCCCGGACCGTACTGAAAGGACTTGGTTTTGAAAGCCGGACCTGGAAGCGGCACTGGTTCGGAACGGCCCGGGATCAGGCTGCCTTTCACCCCCAGGATTGGGGAGTCGACCAGGAAGCCTCCCTGTCTCTGCCCCCCGGCGTCTGGCTGCCCAGGTTTGACGGAAAGAAACTGATCAGCCTGCATGTCCGGCCTTTTGATCCCGACGGCGTCCTGCCCGAGAATCCGGATCAGGACGTGGTCGTCCCCGGCTCGGACCCGGAGCCGCTGTTTCTGCCCGCGGCCACCCTGATCGACCTGCCCGGTCTGCCCGCGGCCCCCTCCGCCCCCGTGGTCGTGGCTCCTGATCCCTTTGCCGCGATCTTCCTGGAGCAGGAGATCGGGGATTGCTGCTCCATTCTGGCACTGTCCTCCCCCGACGAAACGCCGGGACCGCAATCCGCCGAGGCCCTGCACAACGCCGAAACGGTGCTGGTCGTCCTGCCCGAGACGACGCATCCGGACGCCGGGCTGATCACCGCCTGGAAGGCCGTGCTGCCCATGATGATCCCGGCGGTGCTGCCCAAGGGGAGCACCGTGTTTGAGGCCCATCGCCGCAAGCAGGACGTGCGCGGCTTTCTGCTGGGCCTGCTGCCTCCGGCCCTGGCCGCGGCCCATCGCCGGGAGATCGTCCTGCCCGAACCGGGCAAGCCGCCCGTGGGCTCGCCGCTGCAAGGCTCGCTGGCCATGCCGGATCTGAAGGCGATCATTCCCGGGGTCATCCTGGAAGTCCGTCAGGCCATGGAAGCCCGGATGCAGCCGATCAAGGCCGAGATGGAAGCCCGCCAGACCGAGATGATGCAACAGACCAAGGACATGCTGCGTCGGGCCGGCCAGGATCCGTCCGTGGTGGACAAGGCCATGTCCGCCAAGCCGGGCGGATCGTTCCAGGAATCCGGCGAGCAGTTCGCCAGCGCCCTCAAGGGCCAGAAGGAGTCCTTGCGCCAGGCCGGGCAATTGACTCCGGAACGGGCCGCCCACTTCGACAAGGCCATCGCGGACATCACCAGCCGCACCAAGGAGGCGGACGCCAAGTTCGCTGCGGCGAAGCAGGAACTTGCCGCCAAGCAGCAGGAGTTGGAGCAGGGCCTGGCCAAACTCAAGGCCATGGAGCCGCCGGAAGAGGCCAAGGCCAAACTGGCGGCCCACGGACTGGACCCGGACACGATCCGCCCCCTGACCCGGGAAGAGGTTATTGACCGGCATGCCCGGGGCGAGAGCCTTTCCGGGGCCATCCTTTCCGGAGTGGACCTCTCGAACCTGGATCTGACCGGCGCGGACCTGACCAAGACCCAGCTGACCAAAACCAACTTCACGAAAACCATTCTGGACAAGGCCGTGTTGGCCCAGTGCATGGCCGGGGAGACGGATTTTTCCGGAGCCTCGCTGCGCGGGGCCGATCTGAGCCGGGCCGTGCTGCGCAAGGCCTCCTTTGCCGAGGCTGATCTGCGGGGAGCCCGGATCCAGCAGGCCGTGTTCCGGGAGGCGGACCTGAGCAAGGCAAACCTGACCGGCATGGACGCTGAAATGGCCGTGATCGAGAAAACCAGGCTGACGGACGCCCGCCTGGACGAGGCCAACCTGCGCATGTGCATCCTGGCGGACACGGACCTGACCGGGGCGAGTCTGCGCAAAATCTCGGCCACGCGCTGCCTGATCAACCGCTGCGTTCTGGACCGGACCGCGTTTCACGGAGCGACGCTGAACCGGACCATGTTCCAGGCTTGCCGCGGGGAAAAGGTCGTGTTCGCCGGCGCGAACCTGGACCATCTGCGCACGGCCAAGGAGACCGACCTGTCCGGCGCGGACCTGACCGGGGCCACCCTGCGCCAGGCCTCGCTGCGGGATACGGATTTCGCCGGAGCCTCTTTCGCGGGTGCGAACCTGGACGAGGCCATTGTGGAGAACTGTCGGCTGACCAGGGCCGGACTGAAAGGGATTACGGCCCGCAAGGTCCGTTTCCCGCGTTCCAACCTGGAGCAGGCCGACCTGCGCGGCGCGAACCTGATGTCCGGCTCCCTGAAGCGCACCCGTCTGGTTCAGGCCGATCTGACCCTGGCCAACCTTTTCGGCGTGGACTTTTACAAGGCGGTCCTGGGCGAGACACGGCTGGACGGGGCGCTGCTGAAACGCTCCCTGCTGGAAAAGGGTCGCGAGGAGTTTTTCTCATGA
- a CDS encoding pentapeptide repeat-containing protein codes for MSVLTREQVLQAVAENRTLDMDLSGVDLSGADLRGARFFGTDLRGARLSRADISRTGFQDCDLRGADLSDTQWIRMNIQGLNMEGASLRGATIHMCMMQKARLAGADCTGARIGWSMGQESDFSGADLSGARLEKMVLSRAVFSGANLGRAVLDRVVFLEAVLDGLRLEATVLEKVMLRNCVLTGFSFAGMVLNQVQFDGCDLRKADFRQANLNMSNFSGADLGEADFERCQGQYVMFLGAKCPGTRFVNANLPQAIFNEATLEGADLSEANLVNGQFERTRCLATRFTSAKLHHANFSHAELQDCDFSKATLYMGRMHKAKTDGSRFDDAVTVLLRGTDEELAQAEDWTLPSSS; via the coding sequence ATGAGCGTGTTGACGCGGGAACAGGTGCTCCAGGCCGTGGCCGAAAACCGCACCCTGGACATGGACCTTTCCGGGGTCGACCTGTCCGGCGCGGACCTGCGGGGCGCGCGCTTTTTCGGCACGGACCTGCGCGGCGCCAGACTGTCCCGGGCGGACATCTCCCGGACCGGATTCCAGGACTGCGACCTGCGCGGGGCCGATCTCTCGGACACCCAATGGATCAGGATGAACATCCAGGGCCTGAACATGGAAGGCGCATCGCTTCGCGGCGCGACCATCCACATGTGCATGATGCAAAAGGCCCGGCTGGCCGGGGCCGACTGCACCGGGGCCCGGATCGGCTGGTCCATGGGCCAGGAGAGCGACTTCAGCGGCGCGGACCTGAGCGGCGCCCGCCTGGAAAAGATGGTCTTATCCCGCGCGGTCTTTTCCGGCGCGAACCTCGGCCGGGCCGTGCTGGACCGGGTGGTCTTCCTGGAGGCCGTTCTGGACGGCCTGCGTCTGGAAGCGACGGTTCTGGAAAAGGTCATGCTCCGGAACTGCGTCCTGACGGGATTTTCCTTTGCCGGGATGGTCCTGAATCAGGTCCAGTTCGACGGCTGCGACCTGCGCAAGGCGGACTTTCGCCAGGCCAACCTGAACATGAGCAATTTTTCCGGGGCTGACCTGGGTGAGGCGGACTTCGAACGCTGCCAAGGGCAGTACGTGATGTTTCTTGGCGCGAAGTGTCCGGGCACGCGGTTCGTCAACGCCAACCTGCCCCAGGCAATCTTCAACGAGGCGACCCTGGAGGGGGCCGACCTGTCCGAGGCCAATCTGGTCAACGGCCAGTTCGAGCGGACCAGGTGCCTAGCCACGCGCTTCACCTCCGCCAAGCTGCACCACGCCAATTTCTCCCACGCCGAGTTGCAAGACTGCGACTTCAGCAAGGCCACCCTGTACATGGGCCGGATGCACAAGGCCAAAACCGACGGTTCCCGGTTCGACGACGCGGTGACCGTGCTGCTGCGGGGAACGGACGAGGAGCTGGCCCAGGCCGAAGACTGGACGTTACCGTCGTCATCATAA
- a CDS encoding DUF3540 domain-containing protein encodes MTYNPSRPHVLSRDLGRDLDRDLGLDPDLTPGIGLHHAAVRRRLDDAWEVGVGGRTLSARQAASCLLRPETGDLVLLSVGDAGRHHILAILERAAPGNTAHFNLPRDTVLHSPGRLTLAPDQELNCVTAKVGVHAAETEVNIGLVELTTRFLRTQAGRIATTVRQMDSTIGELVQRLTRSQRFVQEDEECQCGNLRLVVEETAVLQSRETFIQAQEQVKVDGETVQLG; translated from the coding sequence ATGACCTACAATCCATCGCGCCCCCATGTCCTGAGCCGGGACCTGGGCCGGGACCTGGACCGGGATCTGGGCCTTGACCCGGACCTTACCCCGGGCATCGGCCTGCATCACGCCGCGGTCCGGCGTCGCCTGGACGACGCCTGGGAAGTCGGCGTCGGCGGTCGTACGCTGTCCGCCCGCCAGGCCGCGTCCTGCCTTTTGCGTCCGGAAACGGGCGACCTGGTGCTGCTCAGCGTTGGTGACGCCGGTCGCCATCACATCCTGGCGATTCTCGAGCGAGCAGCCCCCGGTAATACCGCGCATTTCAACCTGCCCCGTGACACGGTGCTGCACAGCCCCGGCCGACTGACCCTGGCCCCGGACCAGGAGCTGAACTGCGTCACGGCCAAGGTTGGCGTCCATGCCGCCGAGACCGAAGTCAACATCGGTCTGGTCGAGCTGACCACCCGCTTTCTGCGTACCCAGGCCGGGCGCATCGCCACCACGGTTCGCCAAATGGACAGCACCATCGGCGAATTGGTTCAGCGCCTGACCAGATCCCAACGCTTTGTTCAGGAAGACGAGGAATGCCAATGCGGCAATCTGCGTCTGGTGGTGGAGGAAACAGCGGTTCTGCAAAGCCGGGAAACCTTCATTCAGGCCCAGGAGCAGGTCAAGGTGGACGGCGAAACCGTTCAGCTAGGGTGA
- a CDS encoding DUF4150 domain-containing protein — protein MFALSMGPGMNMGFPDACLTPTPAGPVPVPYPNMSFSAATAPAAYNVLTSCTPTINQLSMGLVSVGDQPGVLLGVVSHIEAGQTDYELGCITIFADGLPMQRLTSITGQNAMGMLPNTAGICTTPSQVTVLTLG, from the coding sequence ATGTTCGCGCTTTCCATGGGCCCCGGGATGAATATGGGCTTCCCGGATGCCTGCCTGACCCCGACTCCGGCAGGCCCGGTGCCCGTGCCTTACCCAAACATGTCCTTTTCCGCGGCCACGGCTCCAGCGGCCTACAACGTGCTGACCAGTTGCACGCCGACCATCAATCAGCTTTCCATGGGACTGGTCAGCGTGGGCGACCAGCCCGGAGTTCTGCTGGGGGTTGTCTCCCACATCGAGGCCGGTCAGACTGACTATGAACTGGGCTGTATCACCATCTTCGCCGACGGCTTGCCCATGCAGCGCCTGACCTCAATCACCGGCCAAAACGCCATGGGCATGCTCCCCAACACAGCCGGAATCTGCACCACCCCCAGTCAGGTGACTGTGCTGACGCTGGGGTGA
- a CDS encoding winged helix-turn-helix transcriptional regulator, translating to MPVGEKPSTTISALAELIGITERSVQRNIRNLQKDGLLRRIGGRKEGHWEVLE from the coding sequence ATGCCTGTCGGGGAAAAACCGTCCACTACCATTTCCGCGCTGGCGGAATTGATCGGGATTACCGAGCGGTCGGTGCAACGGAACATTCGAAACCTGCAAAAAGATGGTTTGTTGCGACGGATCGGAGGAAGAAAGGAAGGACACTGGGAGGTGTTGGAGTGA